The Pirellulales bacterium genome contains a region encoding:
- a CDS encoding alpha/beta hydrolase, protein MQTLRVNGYDMAYLDVGQGQPGAAPLVCVHGSLCDFRIWSAVLGPLTARHRVIAVSLRHFFPDHWDGVGDTYSIVQHVDDVIAFIERIEPRPVDLMGHSRGGHICFRVAQRRPDLLRRLILAEPGGELDGTLDPNYKPGPSPLAARIAASAEVIAKGDVDGGLQIFMDALEGPGAWKRLPAAQKQQLRDNATTLIGQTRDQRPPFSRSDAEAIGTPTLFIGGANTRGTLPLVLRALATHVKGSRTEMIAGATHPMFEQQPQRYCEIVLDFLAG, encoded by the coding sequence ATGCAGACCCTGCGCGTCAACGGATACGACATGGCCTATCTCGACGTGGGCCAGGGTCAGCCGGGCGCCGCGCCGCTGGTCTGCGTGCACGGCTCGCTGTGCGATTTCCGCATCTGGTCGGCCGTACTTGGGCCCCTGACGGCGAGGCACCGCGTGATCGCGGTGAGCCTGCGGCATTTCTTTCCCGACCATTGGGACGGCGTCGGCGACACCTATTCGATCGTACAGCATGTCGACGACGTCATCGCCTTCATCGAACGGATCGAGCCGCGGCCGGTCGACCTGATGGGTCATTCGCGCGGCGGCCACATCTGTTTCCGCGTGGCGCAGCGGCGGCCGGATCTGCTGCGCAGGCTGATTCTGGCCGAGCCCGGCGGCGAACTCGACGGCACGCTCGACCCGAACTACAAGCCCGGCCCCTCGCCGCTGGCGGCACGGATCGCGGCTTCCGCCGAGGTGATCGCCAAGGGCGACGTCGACGGCGGCCTGCAGATCTTCATGGACGCGCTGGAGGGCCCCGGCGCCTGGAAGCGGCTGCCTGCGGCGCAAAAGCAGCAGCTGCGCGACAACGCGACGACGCTGATCGGCCAGACCCGCGACCAGCGCCCGCCCTTCTCGCGGTCCGATGCCGAAGCGATCGGGACGCCGACGCTGTTCATCGGCGGCGCCAACACCAGGGGAACGCTGCCGCTGGTGTTGCGCGCACTCGCGACGCATGTGAAGGGCTCGCGCACCGAAATGATCGCGGGCGCGACCCATCCGATGTTCGAGCAGCAGCCACAGAGATATTGCGAGATCGTACTGGATTTTCTGGCGGGCTGA
- a CDS encoding methylated-DNA--[protein]-cysteine S-methyltransferase: protein MTGQQFAIFDTPIGACGVIWGERGITGVQLPMGSEDKTRSRIHQRNGDVPEAVPPTEVMHAIDAMKELLAGKPNDLAEIVLDLDGVPEFNRGVYDIARKIPPGQTLTYGDIAKKLGGVELSRDVGQALGRNPCPIVVPCHRVLAAGNKPGGFSANGGVVTKLKMLAIEGAVVNHTPSLFD, encoded by the coding sequence ATGACCGGCCAGCAATTTGCAATCTTCGATACCCCGATCGGCGCCTGCGGTGTGATCTGGGGCGAGCGCGGCATCACCGGCGTGCAGCTGCCGATGGGCAGCGAAGACAAGACCCGAAGCCGCATCCATCAGCGCAACGGCGATGTACCCGAGGCCGTTCCGCCGACGGAGGTGATGCACGCGATCGATGCGATGAAGGAATTGCTCGCGGGCAAGCCGAACGATCTTGCCGAGATCGTGCTCGATCTCGACGGCGTGCCGGAATTCAACCGCGGCGTTTACGACATCGCGCGCAAGATTCCACCGGGGCAGACCCTGACCTATGGCGACATCGCAAAGAAACTCGGCGGCGTGGAATTGTCGCGCGACGTCGGCCAGGCGCTGGGACGCAACCCGTGCCCGATCGTGGTGCCCTGCCACCGCGTGCTCGCGGCCGGCAACAAGCCCGGCGGTTTTTCCGCCAATGGCGGGGTGGTGACCAAGCTGAAGATGCTGGCCATCGAGGGCGCGGTGGTGAACCACACGCCGAGCCTGTTTGATTGA